A single region of the Caballeronia insecticola genome encodes:
- a CDS encoding glycine betaine ABC transporter substrate-binding protein codes for MKKLFAVSFGILISMLASVSASGASVVVGGKNFTEQQLMAEMTTRYLEAKGFTVTKKDGMGSAVLRQAQENGQVDVYWEYTGTSLITYNKVNDRLSPEDTYKKVKELDAAKGLVWLNPSKANNTYAFAMNQDEAKKLGIVTMSDLAKAIKDGKELTFACNSEFYARPDGLRPLQKQYGFEFSQGDVKRMDTGLTYQALKDRQVNIALVFATDGRVPAFNFVLLKDDKGYFPSYALTPVIRKVTLDANPTLGPLLNALSAKLDASTMARLNASVDVQKKSFSDVANQFLKESGLI; via the coding sequence ATGAAAAAGTTATTCGCTGTATCGTTCGGCATCCTTATTTCGATGCTTGCAAGCGTATCCGCGAGCGGGGCATCGGTGGTCGTCGGCGGCAAGAACTTCACCGAGCAGCAACTGATGGCCGAGATGACCACGCGCTATCTCGAAGCCAAGGGCTTCACCGTGACGAAGAAAGACGGCATGGGCAGCGCCGTGCTGCGTCAGGCGCAGGAAAACGGTCAGGTCGATGTGTATTGGGAATATACCGGCACGTCGCTCATCACTTACAACAAGGTCAACGACCGCCTCTCGCCCGAGGACACCTACAAGAAGGTCAAGGAACTCGATGCGGCCAAGGGCCTTGTATGGCTCAATCCATCGAAGGCGAACAACACCTATGCGTTCGCGATGAATCAGGACGAAGCGAAGAAGCTTGGCATCGTCACGATGAGCGATCTCGCGAAGGCGATCAAGGACGGCAAGGAACTGACGTTCGCGTGCAACTCCGAGTTCTATGCGCGCCCCGACGGCCTGCGCCCGCTGCAAAAGCAATATGGCTTCGAGTTCAGCCAGGGCGATGTGAAGCGCATGGACACGGGCCTCACGTATCAGGCACTGAAGGATCGTCAGGTGAATATCGCGCTGGTGTTCGCGACGGACGGCCGCGTGCCCGCCTTCAACTTTGTCTTGCTGAAGGACGACAAAGGCTACTTCCCCTCCTACGCGTTGACGCCGGTGATCCGAAAGGTGACGCTCGATGCGAACCCGACACTCGGACCGTTGCTCAACGCGCTCTCGGCGAAGCTCGACGCCTCCACGATGGCGCGCCTGAATGCAAGCGTCGACGTGCAGAAGAAGTCGTTCTCCGATGTCGCCAATCAGTTTCTCAAAGAGTCCGGGCTGATCTGA
- a CDS encoding nitrilase-related carbon-nitrogen hydrolase, with the protein MTTIKVAAAQTDTAYGDMQANLARHLDHIGDAKKRGVRLLVFPELSLHGHSGGKDALRLAMTRNDAAIRQLAEASAGMHVTFGFIEEAPGGQFYNSQATVANGRLVHVHRKAMLATYGKLRDGLYFAAGAKPESFAIDDEWRVATPICNDLWNPAVVHGLMCDGVTLLAAPISSAREAVGEAFDNPSGWDINLRFYALTYGVPIVMANRVGTEGMMTFWGGSRILDAFGKTIAQAEGDEECLVVGEVDYEAIRRARFLLPTVRDARVYAQRI; encoded by the coding sequence ATGACCACGATCAAAGTGGCCGCCGCGCAGACCGACACGGCATACGGCGACATGCAGGCGAATCTCGCGCGGCATCTCGATCACATCGGCGATGCGAAGAAGCGCGGCGTGCGTCTGCTCGTCTTTCCCGAGCTTTCGCTGCATGGCCACAGCGGCGGCAAGGACGCGCTGCGCCTCGCGATGACACGCAACGACGCCGCGATCCGCCAACTCGCCGAAGCCAGCGCGGGCATGCATGTGACGTTCGGCTTCATCGAGGAAGCGCCGGGCGGCCAGTTCTACAACAGCCAGGCAACGGTCGCGAACGGCAGGCTCGTGCATGTGCATCGAAAGGCCATGCTGGCGACGTACGGCAAGCTGCGCGACGGACTTTACTTCGCTGCCGGCGCGAAGCCCGAAAGCTTTGCCATCGACGACGAATGGCGCGTCGCGACACCCATCTGCAACGACCTGTGGAATCCGGCCGTCGTGCACGGCCTCATGTGCGACGGCGTCACGCTGCTCGCCGCACCGATCAGCTCCGCACGCGAAGCAGTGGGCGAAGCCTTCGACAATCCGTCGGGCTGGGACATCAACCTGCGCTTCTATGCGCTCACGTATGGCGTGCCGATCGTCATGGCGAACCGCGTCGGCACCGAAGGCATGATGACCTTCTGGGGCGGCTCGCGCATTCTCGACGCCTTCGGCAAGACCATCGCGCAGGCAGAGGGCGACGAGGAATGCCTCGTTGTCGGCGAAGTGGATTACGAAGCGATCCGCCGCGCGCGCTTCCTGCTGCCGACCGTGCGCGACGCGCGCGTCTATGCGCAGCGTATCTGA
- a CDS encoding acyl-CoA dehydrogenase family protein: MRDFLLNDADRAFRADVREFLQRELLPRAADIEDRQDWDAVKHVVRALGAAGYLKLMFPDLYRGKLEHPGLTHATILSEEASYINYAFETTIATALSCAYPLHRHASERLRDAYLSPILEGTAIGAICVTEPNVGSDSAGMETRIDFDAARNEWVINGFKRYISNASVADVYIVYGLTDEGMTAVAVPKSANGIGFPRNYTFMGRRGCIVGEVKFDNCRVPADHLLGERGGGFRIMRGMFNFERAILGGSGLGVARSAFDIATAHAQTRTSFGQPLGCKQLIWDKIAQMSWRIDASELITYRATKMYDAGADGKALMKEAAMAKLVATETANYCANETVQILGGDGITKEYGRAEQLYRDARALTIVGGTSEVAKYLIAGRDLPDIRITL; the protein is encoded by the coding sequence ATGCGCGATTTTCTTTTGAACGATGCGGACCGGGCCTTCCGCGCCGATGTCCGCGAATTCCTGCAACGCGAGCTCTTACCGCGCGCCGCCGATATCGAAGACCGTCAGGACTGGGATGCCGTCAAGCACGTCGTGCGCGCGCTCGGCGCGGCGGGCTATCTGAAGCTCATGTTCCCCGATCTTTATCGCGGCAAGCTCGAACACCCTGGCCTCACGCACGCGACGATCCTCTCCGAAGAAGCGTCGTACATCAACTATGCGTTCGAGACGACCATCGCGACGGCGCTTTCCTGTGCGTATCCGCTGCATCGTCATGCAAGCGAGCGTCTGCGCGATGCCTATCTCTCGCCGATTCTCGAAGGCACGGCTATCGGCGCGATCTGCGTGACCGAGCCGAATGTCGGCAGCGACTCGGCGGGCATGGAGACGCGCATCGACTTCGATGCGGCGCGCAACGAGTGGGTCATCAACGGCTTCAAGCGTTATATCTCGAATGCATCCGTCGCCGATGTGTATATCGTCTACGGCCTCACGGACGAAGGCATGACCGCGGTCGCGGTACCGAAGAGCGCGAACGGCATCGGTTTCCCGCGCAACTATACGTTCATGGGGCGGCGCGGTTGCATTGTCGGCGAGGTGAAGTTCGATAACTGCCGCGTGCCCGCCGATCATCTGCTGGGCGAACGCGGCGGCGGCTTTCGCATCATGCGCGGCATGTTCAATTTCGAGCGCGCGATTCTCGGCGGCTCGGGACTCGGCGTCGCACGCAGCGCCTTCGATATCGCCACGGCCCACGCGCAGACGCGCACGTCGTTCGGTCAGCCGCTCGGCTGCAAGCAACTCATCTGGGACAAGATCGCGCAGATGAGCTGGCGCATCGATGCATCGGAACTCATTACTTATCGCGCGACGAAGATGTACGACGCGGGCGCCGACGGCAAAGCATTGATGAAGGAAGCCGCCATGGCCAAGCTGGTCGCGACCGAAACCGCGAACTATTGCGCCAACGAAACCGTGCAGATTCTCGGCGGCGACGGCATCACCAAGGAATACGGCCGCGCGGAGCAACTCTATCGCGACGCGCGCGCGCTCACTATCGTCGGCGGCACGTCAGAAGTTGCCAAGTATCTGATCGCGGGCCGCGATCTTCCCGACATCCGGATTACTCTCTAG
- a CDS encoding class I adenylate-forming enzyme family protein, whose product MLTITSLFENTVAKYPDRPALTCGAVSLTYAQWDARVRRLAQALFELGVRQMDRVAILQKTSDATPTAYMACQLLGAIAVPMNFRLSANEAAFILRDAGARALIYDTSMLPVVAKIEQTLPDLRTFVCVNDDADMPPHHHSFEALIESVGQFDAPLPRLSPDDISALVYTSGTTGRPKGAIHTHGNDVAIATNCVMEYSLTSTDAALHIAPLYHVGGMQAYFVPHLMVGAHNVILPRYEPLATLQAIAHYGITTLFAVPTQIQDMLFHPGFASIDTSSLRMITTGGAAIPARTMQRVIDEFCPSIFNGYGMTEASLTLLLHPRDALTYLGSCGKPTLISTCRVIRNDPERVVPPGETVAPGEVGQLIVKGPQLASGYWNNPVETDKKFKGGWLYTGDLFSVDAAGYFHFQGRADDMIVSGGENIYPREIEEVLYHCPGVQEAAVIGVPDEKWGQAVTAFIVRSVATLTENDVVAFCKNGDDLAPYKRPKKIFFVEKLPLNPSGKVLRHELAGPVYQSMLAGAPQ is encoded by the coding sequence ATGCTCACGATCACGTCGCTTTTCGAAAACACGGTTGCGAAGTATCCGGACCGTCCCGCGCTCACCTGCGGCGCCGTTTCACTCACCTATGCGCAATGGGACGCGCGCGTGCGCCGTCTTGCGCAGGCGCTCTTCGAACTCGGCGTGCGGCAGATGGATCGCGTCGCCATTCTGCAAAAGACATCCGACGCAACGCCGACCGCGTACATGGCGTGCCAGCTGCTCGGCGCGATTGCGGTGCCGATGAACTTCCGCTTGTCCGCCAACGAAGCCGCGTTCATTCTGCGCGATGCGGGCGCGCGCGCGCTGATCTACGATACGTCGATGCTTCCGGTCGTCGCGAAGATCGAGCAGACGCTGCCGGATCTGCGCACGTTTGTATGCGTGAACGACGATGCGGACATGCCGCCGCATCATCATTCGTTCGAGGCGCTGATAGAAAGCGTCGGCCAGTTTGACGCGCCGCTGCCGCGCCTCAGCCCCGACGATATCTCCGCCCTCGTCTACACATCCGGCACGACAGGGCGCCCGAAAGGCGCGATCCACACGCACGGCAACGACGTTGCCATCGCGACGAACTGCGTGATGGAATACAGCCTCACGAGCACGGACGCGGCGCTGCATATCGCGCCGCTCTATCACGTCGGCGGCATGCAGGCGTACTTCGTGCCGCATCTGATGGTGGGCGCGCACAACGTGATCCTGCCGCGCTACGAACCGCTTGCGACGCTGCAGGCCATCGCGCATTACGGCATCACGACGCTCTTCGCCGTGCCGACGCAGATACAGGACATGCTCTTCCATCCCGGCTTCGCATCGATCGATACGAGCAGCCTGCGCATGATCACCACGGGCGGCGCGGCCATTCCCGCCAGAACCATGCAGCGCGTGATCGACGAGTTCTGCCCGAGCATCTTCAACGGCTACGGCATGACGGAAGCGAGCCTCACGCTGCTGCTGCATCCGCGCGATGCGCTCACGTATCTCGGTTCGTGCGGCAAGCCCACGCTCATCAGCACATGCCGCGTGATCCGCAACGATCCCGAACGCGTCGTGCCGCCGGGCGAAACCGTCGCGCCCGGTGAAGTCGGTCAATTGATCGTCAAGGGTCCGCAACTCGCATCCGGCTACTGGAACAATCCCGTCGAAACCGACAAGAAGTTCAAAGGCGGCTGGCTCTATACCGGCGATCTGTTCAGTGTCGATGCAGCGGGCTATTTCCACTTTCAGGGCCGCGCCGACGACATGATCGTGTCCGGCGGCGAGAACATCTATCCGCGCGAAATCGAGGAAGTGCTGTATCACTGCCCCGGCGTGCAGGAAGCCGCCGTGATCGGCGTGCCCGACGAAAAGTGGGGACAAGCGGTGACGGCGTTCATCGTGCGCAGCGTTGCGACGCTGACGGAAAACGATGTCGTCGCGTTCTGCAAGAACGGCGACGATCTCGCGCCCTACAAGCGTCCCAAGAAAATTTTCTTCGTCGAGAAACTGCCGTTGAATCCGAGCGGCAAAGTGCTGCGTCACGAACTCGCCGGACCCGTTTATCAAAGCATGCTTGCAGGAGCCCCGCAATGA
- a CDS encoding crotonase/enoyl-CoA hydratase family protein, with protein MSDPVLYEQDGHVVTMTLNRPETRNAITEMEVVDAIIASLERAQGDMSVRAIVLTGAGPAFSSGGNIKHMRDEVGTFSGNSAQIRENYRRGIQRIPRAFHELDVPCIAAVNGPAHGAGCDLALMCDIRIAGESALFAESFAKVGIIPGDGGAWLLPRAVGLSRANEMIFTGRAIDAKRAAEWGLVSSVVPDAQLMETALTLAREIAGNAPDILRMSKRLVREGQRMDLPSLLELSAAFQGIAHRTADHREAIAATFERRAPNYTGA; from the coding sequence ATGAGCGACCCCGTACTCTACGAACAGGACGGCCACGTCGTCACGATGACGCTGAACCGCCCCGAAACGCGCAATGCGATCACCGAAATGGAAGTGGTCGATGCGATCATCGCGAGTCTCGAACGCGCGCAAGGCGACATGTCGGTGCGTGCGATCGTGCTGACGGGCGCCGGTCCGGCGTTCTCGTCGGGCGGCAACATCAAGCATATGCGCGACGAAGTTGGCACCTTTTCCGGCAATTCGGCGCAGATTCGCGAGAACTACCGGCGCGGCATTCAGCGCATTCCACGCGCGTTCCATGAACTCGATGTGCCGTGCATCGCGGCCGTCAACGGTCCCGCTCATGGTGCGGGTTGCGACCTCGCGCTGATGTGCGATATCCGCATCGCGGGCGAAAGCGCGCTGTTCGCGGAGAGCTTCGCGAAGGTCGGCATCATTCCCGGCGATGGCGGTGCATGGCTCCTGCCGCGCGCGGTCGGCCTGTCGCGCGCGAACGAAATGATCTTCACCGGCCGCGCGATCGATGCGAAGCGCGCCGCCGAATGGGGACTCGTATCGAGCGTCGTGCCCGATGCGCAATTGATGGAAACCGCGCTCACGCTCGCACGCGAAATCGCGGGCAATGCGCCCGATATCCTGCGCATGTCGAAGCGGCTTGTGCGCGAGGGACAGCGCATGGATCTGCCGAGCCTGCTCGAACTGTCGGCGGCGTTTCAGGGCATTGCGCATCGCACGGCGGATCATCGCGAAGCGATCGCGGCGACCTTCGAGCGACGCGCGCCGAACTATACGGGAGCCTAA
- a CDS encoding MmgE/PrpD family protein yields the protein MGTSAIAFIHELSFDVLPQKVIDQAKLCVLDLLGVAMAGRSTALSHIAHDHAAEFFAAGTLRSRMLFDGRAASPLGAGLAGAMTIDSCDGHDGHAQTKGHVGVTVLPALLALADALPGMSGREFLACIVLGYELGTRAGIALHASACDYHTSGAWNALAAAALAARVLPLDMRQTREALGIAEYHGPRSQMMRCIDHPTMVKDGSGWGCMAGLSAAFLARRGFTGAPALTIEQDATRNLWSDLGERWRIMEQYFKPQPVCRWAHPAIDAALALKSRHGFTSEQIRAVNVRTFHHATRLAHAAPATTEEAQYSLLFPVAVALRHGVVRFDSLHGDALRDKDVLRLSHLIRTEDHAEYTSRFPDERIAEISIELFDGRRVDSGPTQALGDPALPLDANAIRAKFRHFAGASSELERAVDALDANDTAIALLLDLVLSPRV from the coding sequence ATGGGCACGTCCGCCATTGCGTTCATTCATGAGCTGTCGTTCGATGTGCTGCCGCAAAAGGTCATCGATCAGGCGAAGCTGTGCGTGCTCGATCTGCTCGGCGTCGCGATGGCGGGCCGGTCGACGGCGCTATCGCATATCGCGCACGATCACGCCGCCGAGTTTTTCGCCGCCGGCACGTTACGCTCGCGCATGCTCTTCGATGGCCGCGCGGCCAGCCCTCTTGGCGCGGGTCTCGCGGGCGCGATGACCATCGACAGTTGCGACGGTCACGACGGCCACGCGCAAACCAAGGGACATGTCGGTGTCACCGTGCTGCCCGCACTGCTCGCACTCGCCGATGCGCTGCCCGGCATGAGCGGCCGCGAATTCCTCGCGTGCATCGTGCTGGGCTATGAACTCGGCACGCGCGCGGGCATTGCGCTGCACGCAAGCGCCTGCGATTATCATACGTCGGGCGCATGGAACGCCCTGGCCGCGGCGGCGCTCGCCGCGCGCGTCCTGCCGCTCGACATGCGTCAGACGCGCGAGGCGCTCGGTATCGCGGAGTATCACGGGCCGCGCAGTCAGATGATGCGCTGCATCGATCACCCGACCATGGTGAAGGACGGCTCCGGCTGGGGCTGCATGGCGGGTCTGTCCGCCGCGTTTCTGGCACGGCGCGGCTTCACGGGTGCGCCTGCGCTGACCATCGAACAAGACGCAACCCGCAATCTCTGGAGCGATCTCGGCGAACGCTGGCGCATCATGGAGCAATACTTCAAACCGCAACCGGTCTGCCGCTGGGCGCACCCCGCCATCGATGCGGCGCTCGCGCTCAAGTCGCGGCACGGCTTCACGAGCGAGCAGATTCGCGCGGTGAACGTGCGCACGTTCCATCACGCGACCCGGCTTGCACACGCCGCGCCCGCGACGACCGAGGAAGCGCAATACAGCCTGCTGTTTCCGGTGGCCGTCGCGCTGAGGCACGGCGTGGTGCGTTTTGATTCGCTGCACGGCGATGCCCTCCGCGATAAAGACGTGCTGCGCCTGAGTCATCTCATCCGCACCGAAGATCACGCCGAGTACACGTCGCGCTTTCCGGACGAGCGCATCGCGGAGATCAGCATCGAATTGTTCGACGGGCGGCGCGTCGATTCCGGTCCCACGCAGGCGCTCGGCGATCCCGCTCTGCCACTCGATGCAAACGCGATCCGCGCCAAGTTCCGCCACTTCGCGGGCGCATCGAGCGAACTGGAACGCGCCGTCGATGCACTCGATGCGAACGACACTGCCATCGCACTGCTGCTCGATCTCGTGCTTTCACCTCGCGTCTGA
- a CDS encoding GlxA family transcriptional regulator: protein MNANDIPPTARATKTARAPAPVDAAEALKPQRMGFFLVPHFSMMSLSSVTEPLRAANRVSGKDLYSWHLISADGEPVSSSSGFALLPDFAITSSPELSHVFVVASIGVSNYRNAQVFEFLRRYAAKGSTLGGISLGTMILARAGLLDKRRCTIHWEALKELADEFPSLDVSRDLYCIEGDRMTCSGGTAAIDMMLDLIARQHGHQLAAEVADQFIHTRMRTAQESQKMAIQWRYGVEDRRIVHAVTLMEQNIERPIPMKTIASLAGISPRTFERMWIKHFHVRPSQFYLELRLKAAQKLIRESSLSLLDIAMNCGFASASHLGRCYKQFFSKTPGQERAAGDAR from the coding sequence ATGAACGCGAACGACATCCCGCCGACCGCACGCGCCACAAAAACGGCGCGCGCGCCGGCGCCTGTCGATGCAGCGGAGGCGCTCAAGCCGCAGCGCATGGGCTTCTTCCTGGTGCCGCATTTTTCGATGATGTCGCTCAGTTCCGTCACCGAGCCATTGCGCGCGGCCAATCGCGTGAGCGGCAAGGACTTGTATAGCTGGCATCTGATCAGCGCGGACGGCGAGCCGGTCTCGTCGAGTTCGGGCTTTGCGTTGTTGCCCGACTTCGCGATCACATCGTCGCCGGAACTGAGTCATGTGTTCGTCGTCGCGAGTATCGGCGTTTCGAACTATCGTAATGCGCAGGTCTTCGAGTTTCTGCGCCGCTATGCCGCGAAGGGTTCGACGCTCGGCGGTATCAGCCTGGGCACGATGATCCTCGCGCGTGCGGGTTTGCTCGACAAGCGCCGCTGCACGATTCACTGGGAAGCGCTCAAGGAACTCGCCGACGAGTTTCCGTCGCTCGACGTGAGCCGCGATCTCTATTGCATCGAAGGCGACCGCATGACATGCAGCGGCGGCACGGCTGCCATCGACATGATGCTCGATCTGATCGCGCGTCAACATGGACATCAGCTTGCGGCCGAAGTCGCGGATCAGTTCATTCACACGCGCATGCGCACCGCGCAGGAAAGCCAGAAGATGGCGATTCAATGGCGCTATGGCGTGGAAGACCGGCGCATCGTGCATGCGGTTACGCTGATGGAACAGAACATCGAGCGTCCCATTCCCATGAAAACGATCGCCTCGCTCGCAGGCATTTCGCCGCGCACGTTCGAGCGCATGTGGATCAAGCATTTTCACGTGCGGCCGTCGCAGTTTTATCTTGAACTCAGGCTCAAGGCCGCACAAAAGCTGATTCGCGAATCGTCGCTTTCGCTGCTCGACATCGCGATGAATTGCGGCTTCGCGAGCGCGTCGCATCTCGGGCGCTGCTACAAGCAGTTCTTTTCGAAGACACCCGGACAAGAACGCGCCGCAGGCGACGCTCGTTGA
- a CDS encoding porin has protein sequence MKKHIVAAAVLGTFGIAAQAQSSVTLYGIIDAGITYANKVATATGHDSVVKYGDGVAQGSRWSLRGTEDLGGGLKAIFVLESGFNSGDGTLGQGGAEFGRQAYVGLANNQYGSLTLGRQYSFSTDYLGGNYTMGSQTPAGNYAYHINDLDQLTSSRINNSVKFSSANFYGVTFGAMYGFSNSTNFAGSPTTTAGGTTTQGSSSAYSFGLNYAQGPFSVGAAYTNIRFPNGATPAFSVSIANVNTGGLRDLETFGVGARYTIAAAVIWANWTHTKFEPIAGADSKLNNYEIGGKYGFTPALSAGLGYTFSKLDDNFEGKWHQINSVVDYALSKRTDVYVIAAYQKASGSNTVAGRNVPVQAEIGSASSFIGNAGANTQFVTRVGLRHRF, from the coding sequence ATGAAGAAGCACATCGTAGCGGCGGCGGTACTTGGCACATTCGGCATTGCAGCGCAGGCGCAAAGCAGCGTCACGCTGTACGGCATCATCGACGCCGGCATCACGTATGCCAACAAGGTCGCGACCGCCACCGGCCACGACAGCGTCGTGAAGTACGGCGACGGCGTCGCGCAAGGCAGCCGCTGGAGCCTGCGCGGCACGGAAGATCTGGGCGGCGGTCTGAAGGCGATCTTCGTGCTGGAAAGCGGCTTCAACAGCGGCGACGGCACGCTTGGCCAGGGCGGCGCGGAATTCGGCCGTCAGGCCTATGTCGGCCTCGCGAACAACCAGTACGGCTCGCTGACCCTCGGTCGTCAGTATTCGTTTTCGACCGACTATCTCGGCGGCAACTACACGATGGGCAGCCAGACGCCCGCCGGCAACTACGCGTACCACATCAACGATCTCGACCAGTTGACGTCGAGCCGCATCAACAACTCGGTCAAGTTCAGCAGCGCCAATTTCTACGGCGTGACCTTCGGCGCGATGTACGGCTTCTCGAACTCGACAAATTTCGCAGGCTCGCCGACGACGACCGCCGGCGGCACGACGACACAAGGTTCGTCGAGCGCCTACAGCTTCGGCCTGAACTATGCGCAAGGGCCGTTCTCGGTCGGCGCGGCGTACACCAACATTCGCTTCCCGAATGGCGCGACGCCCGCGTTCAGCGTGAGCATCGCGAACGTCAACACGGGCGGCCTGCGCGATCTCGAAACCTTCGGCGTCGGCGCGCGCTATACGATCGCGGCCGCCGTCATCTGGGCGAACTGGACGCACACGAAGTTCGAACCGATCGCGGGCGCGGACTCGAAGCTGAACAACTATGAAATCGGCGGCAAGTACGGCTTCACGCCGGCATTGAGCGCGGGCCTCGGCTACACGTTCTCGAAGCTCGACGACAACTTCGAAGGCAAGTGGCATCAGATCAACAGCGTCGTGGATTACGCGCTATCCAAGCGCACCGATGTCTATGTGATCGCCGCATATCAGAAGGCGTCGGGCAGCAATACCGTGGCCGGCCGCAATGTGCCCGTGCAGGCTGAGATCGGCTCGGCGTCGTCGTTCATCGGCAATGCCGGTGCGAACACGCAGTTCGTGACGCGCGTGGGGCTGCGTCATCGCTTCTGA